A window of Streptomyces sp. DG1A-41 contains these coding sequences:
- a CDS encoding MarR family transcriptional regulator, whose translation MGKGATGQVGVVAALVRAAFLVDGVYAEASRAYGLTPQQGQLLCVLMPQPYGMGELGEMLGLAKSSLTGLVDRTVQRGLVRREADPRDGRAVRVGLTEEGAALAEAFYTETCRRMEALPSGLSGAERERLAVLLSRVVVDNEVPEVFVEAEQVFGGVE comes from the coding sequence ATGGGGAAAGGGGCAACCGGGCAGGTGGGGGTGGTCGCCGCGCTCGTACGGGCGGCGTTCCTGGTGGACGGTGTGTATGCGGAGGCCAGCCGGGCGTACGGGCTGACACCGCAGCAGGGGCAGCTGCTCTGCGTACTGATGCCGCAGCCTTACGGGATGGGCGAGCTCGGGGAGATGCTCGGGCTGGCGAAGTCGAGTCTGACCGGGCTGGTGGACCGGACGGTGCAGCGCGGACTGGTACGGCGGGAGGCCGACCCGCGCGACGGGCGGGCCGTGCGGGTGGGGCTGACGGAGGAAGGCGCCGCGCTCGCCGAGGCGTTCTACACAGAGACCTGCCGCCGGATGGAGGCCCTGCCGTCCGGGCTCAGCGGCGCCGAGCGGGAACGGCTGGCCGTACTGCTGTCGCGGGTCGTGGTCGACAACGAGGTTCCCGAGGTGTTCGTGGAGGCCGAGCAGGTCTTCGGCGGCGTCGAGTAG
- a CDS encoding MFS transporter gives MRSYRELFRTPEFTPFFLAASAQTVAQTMGELALGTLVYRATESPLLSALSMSGSSLVQVVGAMFLLSAADRLPPRAALTALPLLFAAGTAALALPGLPIWTLFAIVLAMGLAKSVGGGVRWGLLNEILSKDGYLLGRSVFNMMSGLMQIAGYATGGALVALLSPRISLLVSAVLYLLSAAVVRLGLTSRPPRTTGRPSVSATWRANALLWSSPPRRQVYLALWIPNGLVVGCESLYVSYAPDSAGTLFAFAALGMLAGDVLVGRLVPPRLRPRLGFPLLLLLAVPYVPFLLHPPLPLAAAAVTLASVGFGASLVQQERLVALTHDELTGHALGLHSAGMLTMQGVAAALAGSVAQLTSPAAAMTAMATLSAGVTLALMAAGRREQRAMAPAPGR, from the coding sequence ATGCGCAGCTACCGCGAACTGTTCCGTACCCCCGAGTTCACCCCGTTCTTCCTGGCCGCGTCGGCGCAGACGGTCGCCCAGACGATGGGCGAACTGGCGCTGGGCACCCTGGTGTACCGGGCGACCGAGTCGCCGCTGCTGTCCGCGCTGAGCATGTCCGGCTCGTCGCTGGTGCAGGTGGTGGGCGCGATGTTCCTGCTCTCGGCGGCCGACCGGCTGCCCCCGCGCGCGGCCCTGACGGCCCTGCCCCTCCTCTTCGCTGCGGGCACGGCGGCCCTGGCCCTGCCCGGACTGCCGATCTGGACCCTCTTCGCGATCGTCCTGGCCATGGGGCTGGCGAAGTCGGTGGGCGGGGGAGTGCGCTGGGGCCTGCTGAACGAAATCCTCTCCAAGGACGGCTATCTGCTGGGCCGCTCGGTCTTCAACATGATGAGCGGCCTCATGCAGATCGCCGGGTACGCGACCGGCGGTGCCCTCGTGGCCCTGCTGTCCCCGCGGATCTCCCTGCTGGTGTCCGCCGTCCTCTACCTGCTGTCGGCCGCGGTCGTCCGCCTCGGCCTGACCAGCCGCCCACCCCGTACGACCGGCCGCCCCTCGGTGTCGGCGACGTGGCGCGCCAACGCCCTGCTGTGGTCGTCCCCGCCCCGCCGCCAGGTCTATCTGGCCCTCTGGATCCCCAACGGCCTGGTCGTGGGCTGCGAATCCCTCTACGTCTCCTACGCCCCCGACTCCGCCGGCACCCTGTTCGCCTTCGCCGCGCTGGGCATGCTGGCCGGGGACGTGCTGGTGGGCCGCCTGGTCCCACCGCGGCTTCGCCCCCGCCTGGGCTTCCCGCTCCTGCTGCTCCTGGCCGTCCCGTACGTGCCCTTCCTGCTGCACCCGCCGCTGCCGCTCGCGGCGGCCGCCGTCACGCTGGCCTCCGTCGGCTTCGGCGCCAGCCTCGTCCAGCAGGAGCGCCTGGTGGCCCTGACGCACGACGAACTGACGGGTCACGCCCTGGGACTGCACTCGGCCGGCATGCTCACGATGCAGGGCGTGGCCGCGGCGCTCGCCGGCTCGGTGGCCCAACTGACCTCCCCGGCCGCAGCGATGACGGCCATGGCGACGCTGTCGGCCGGGGTGACGCTGGCGCTGATGGCGGCGGGGAGGCGGGAGCAGCGGGCGATGGCCCCGGCGCCTGGACGGTGA
- a CDS encoding ArsR family transcriptional regulator — protein sequence MGWWQINADTLAGSRFVLSPLAETFACLQLLHRGTPAHPGERAWLREHLPGYRARLAADPVTALLVRAGLGRSWIADFLTPTPGDRETFEEGVARVRAAHPDEARAHLRTSLAGPLPSTLDRDDLPERAAGLLTYVWTETVRPDWDRRRRVLEADVVARTAQVSRGGWAAVLDALRPGRTRWLGDNRLQVNLHEYPPREISGAELLFVPVTPKTGWVSWEEPHRYAVIYACAGALADPGSRPVPASLAALLGTARARVLVLLDSPLSTSQLVAVTGQGLGSVGRHLRVLLDAGLVERGRAGRSVLYARTAAGQVLVEAGTGPAPAGASIRS from the coding sequence ATGGGCTGGTGGCAGATCAACGCCGACACCCTGGCCGGGAGCCGGTTCGTACTCTCCCCGCTCGCCGAGACCTTCGCCTGCCTCCAGTTGCTGCACCGGGGCACGCCCGCACACCCGGGCGAACGGGCCTGGCTGCGCGAGCACCTGCCCGGCTACCGGGCCCGGCTCGCCGCCGACCCCGTGACCGCGCTGCTCGTCCGCGCCGGGCTGGGCCGGTCCTGGATCGCCGACTTCCTCACGCCCACGCCGGGAGACCGGGAGACCTTCGAGGAAGGGGTGGCGCGGGTACGGGCCGCCCACCCCGACGAGGCCCGCGCCCATCTGCGGACCTCCCTCGCCGGCCCGCTTCCCTCCACCCTGGACCGGGACGACCTCCCCGAGCGCGCGGCCGGCCTGCTGACATACGTCTGGACCGAGACCGTACGGCCGGACTGGGACCGGCGCCGGCGGGTGCTGGAGGCGGACGTCGTCGCCCGGACCGCGCAGGTGAGCCGGGGCGGCTGGGCGGCGGTGCTGGACGCGCTGCGACCGGGCAGGACCCGGTGGCTGGGGGACAACCGGCTCCAGGTGAATCTGCACGAGTACCCGCCCCGCGAGATCTCCGGCGCCGAGCTCCTGTTCGTGCCGGTCACCCCGAAGACCGGCTGGGTGTCCTGGGAGGAGCCCCACCGGTACGCGGTGATCTACGCGTGCGCGGGCGCGCTCGCCGACCCCGGCAGCAGGCCGGTACCCGCGAGCCTCGCCGCCCTGCTCGGCACCGCCCGGGCCCGTGTCCTCGTCCTGCTGGACTCCCCTCTGAGCACCAGTCAGCTGGTCGCCGTGACCGGGCAGGGCCTCGGCTCGGTCGGGCGGCATCTGCGGGTCCTGCTGGACGCGGGCCTGGTGGAACGGGGCCGGGCGGGCCGGTCGGTGCTCTACGCGCGGACGGCCGCGGGGCAGGTGCTGGTCGAGGCCGGAACCGGCCCGGCACCCGCCGGAGCTAGCATCCGCTCATGA
- a CDS encoding glutathione peroxidase, protein MTTDNGSSPLDVEIGALQGGSADLSQYAGQAVLVVNVASKCGLTPQYNGLEKLHERYAERGFTVLGVPCNQFLGQEPGNAEEIAEFCSATYGVTFPMTEKVEVNGENRHPLYDRLTGFADAEGHSGDIRWNFEKFLLGRDGRVVARFSPQTEPEAAEVVAAIEAQLA, encoded by the coding sequence ATGACGACTGACAACGGTTCCTCTCCCCTCGACGTCGAGATCGGTGCCCTCCAGGGCGGCTCCGCCGACCTGTCCCAGTACGCGGGCCAGGCGGTGCTCGTGGTGAACGTGGCCTCCAAGTGCGGCCTGACCCCGCAGTACAACGGGCTGGAGAAGCTCCACGAGCGCTACGCCGAGCGCGGCTTCACCGTCCTCGGCGTGCCCTGCAACCAGTTCCTCGGGCAGGAGCCCGGCAACGCCGAGGAGATCGCCGAGTTCTGCTCGGCGACGTACGGCGTGACCTTCCCGATGACCGAGAAGGTCGAGGTCAACGGCGAGAACCGGCACCCGCTGTACGACCGCCTGACCGGCTTCGCCGACGCCGAGGGGCACAGCGGGGACATCCGCTGGAACTTCGAGAAGTTCCTCCTCGGCCGGGACGGCCGGGTCGTCGCCCGCTTCTCCCCGCAGACCGAGCCGGAGGCGGCGGAGGTCGTGGCGGCGATCGAGGCGCAGCTGGCCTGA
- a CDS encoding MerR family transcriptional regulator, translating into MTEDAVVDAPDRDLLTIGAFAARARLSAKALRLYDRLGLLSPAHVDEATGYRYYRAGQVERARLVAMLRQLDMPLARIAEVVAAGDGPAAAELLGTYWADVEARVAGQRTLAEYLRGRLSGRSSEMYRKFVIETVDVPQQVVITEKRHTLADELPAWIGAALGRLEGAARECGGVAGVPYVAYHAEVSMESDGPAEACVPVADEEAARAWAEQHGRAWETAVRVEAAQRLAYTRITKAQVAHPQILAAFEAVEEWMATGGLTPAGPCRELYFADWEAAGADDPVCDVAFPVNRLPVG; encoded by the coding sequence ATGACGGAGGATGCCGTGGTGGACGCACCGGACCGGGACCTGCTCACCATCGGGGCGTTCGCCGCGCGCGCCCGGCTGTCGGCCAAGGCCCTGCGGCTGTACGACCGGCTGGGGCTGCTGTCCCCGGCGCACGTCGACGAGGCCACCGGCTACCGCTACTACCGCGCCGGCCAGGTCGAACGGGCCCGGCTGGTGGCGATGCTGCGGCAGCTGGACATGCCGCTCGCCCGGATCGCCGAGGTGGTCGCGGCGGGCGACGGGCCGGCGGCGGCGGAGCTGCTCGGCACGTACTGGGCGGATGTCGAGGCGCGGGTGGCGGGGCAGCGGACGCTCGCCGAGTACCTCCGTGGACGGCTGTCGGGGAGGAGCTCCGAGATGTACCGGAAGTTCGTGATCGAGACGGTGGACGTGCCCCAGCAGGTGGTGATCACCGAGAAGCGGCACACGCTGGCGGATGAGCTGCCGGCCTGGATCGGGGCGGCGCTGGGCCGGCTGGAGGGGGCGGCCCGGGAGTGCGGGGGCGTGGCCGGGGTGCCGTACGTCGCCTACCACGCCGAGGTGTCGATGGAGAGCGACGGCCCCGCCGAGGCGTGCGTGCCGGTCGCCGACGAGGAGGCGGCACGGGCCTGGGCCGAACAGCACGGGCGGGCGTGGGAGACGGCGGTGCGGGTGGAGGCGGCCCAGCGGCTGGCGTACACCCGGATCACCAAGGCGCAGGTGGCGCACCCGCAGATCCTGGCCGCGTTCGAGGCGGTGGAGGAGTGGATGGCGACCGGGGGACTGACCCCGGCCGGCCCGTGCCGGGAGCTGTACTTCGCCGACTGGGAGGCGGCGGGAGCCGACGATCCCGTGTGTGACGTGGCGTTCCCGGTGAACCGACTGCCGGTGGGCTGA
- a CDS encoding DUF397 domain-containing protein: MAIRLGATETWTTSSYTNNNGACVMVRSTVEEALELGDTKVPEGPKLAFPADAWSAFVASVKA; the protein is encoded by the coding sequence ATGGCAATTCGTCTGGGCGCCACGGAAACGTGGACGACGTCCTCCTACACCAACAACAACGGCGCCTGTGTGATGGTCAGGTCGACCGTCGAAGAGGCCCTGGAACTCGGGGACACCAAGGTCCCCGAGGGTCCCAAGCTGGCGTTTCCCGCCGATGCGTGGAGCGCCTTCGTGGCCTCGGTCAAGGCCTGA
- a CDS encoding helix-turn-helix transcriptional regulator: MASNVNPTVRRRRLGQELRRLRELKGMTAEEVAERLLVSQSKISRLENGRRSISQRDVRDLCGVYEVEDQRIVDSLMQMAKDSRQQGWWHAFGDIPYSVYIGLETDAESLRVYEPQIITGLLQTRAYAEAIIRGGSPEASEADNDKRVEVRLRRQGRITAETDPLRLWVVLDEASLHRVVGSRQVMREQLEHLIEMSQLPHITVQVLPFEVGAHAGINGQYSILEFADAADSSVVYIEGVTSDLYLEKPLDVQKYTVMYEHLRAQSLNVDQSRQLVERLAKDYAR, from the coding sequence GTGGCGTCGAATGTCAATCCCACCGTCAGGCGGCGCCGGCTGGGCCAGGAGCTGCGCCGGCTCCGTGAGCTCAAGGGCATGACGGCCGAAGAGGTCGCCGAGCGGCTGCTGGTGTCGCAGTCGAAGATCAGCCGGCTGGAGAACGGCCGGCGCAGCATCAGCCAGCGCGATGTCCGCGACCTGTGCGGGGTCTACGAGGTCGAGGACCAGCGGATCGTCGACTCGCTGATGCAGATGGCCAAGGACTCCCGGCAGCAGGGCTGGTGGCACGCCTTCGGGGACATCCCGTACAGCGTCTACATCGGCCTGGAGACGGACGCCGAGTCGCTCAGGGTCTACGAACCCCAGATCATCACCGGCCTGTTGCAGACGCGTGCGTACGCCGAGGCCATCATCCGGGGCGGCTCGCCCGAGGCGTCGGAGGCGGACAACGACAAGCGCGTCGAGGTCCGCCTGCGCCGGCAGGGCCGTATCACCGCCGAGACGGACCCGTTGCGGCTGTGGGTGGTCCTGGACGAGGCGTCCCTGCACCGGGTCGTCGGGAGCCGGCAGGTGATGCGCGAGCAGCTGGAGCACCTCATCGAGATGTCGCAGCTGCCCCACATCACCGTGCAGGTGCTGCCGTTCGAGGTCGGCGCGCACGCCGGCATCAACGGCCAGTACTCGATCCTGGAGTTCGCCGACGCGGCCGACTCCAGCGTGGTGTACATCGAGGGCGTGACCAGCGACCTGTACCTGGAGAAGCCGCTCGACGTGCAGAAGTACACGGTGATGTACGAGCACCTGCGCGCGCAGTCGCTGAACGTGGACCAGTCGCGGCAGCTCGTCGAGCGCCTGGCGAAGGACTACGCGCGCTGA
- a CDS encoding GPP34 family phosphoprotein, whose product MGRSRRTLPEELLLLALDPATGTTAQPQSLDLGLAGAQLVELALAGRIAPDGDRIAVVVPRPTGDPTLDCALELLRRRGAPVRAVHWIGGPRLGLRQTYLSHLERCGMVHAVAGQMCGVLPTTRYQATDNDISREIRARLDSAIRTGVPPDPRTAALAALAHAVGLGKHLYPGNEGRSSRSRLRDLIRHDPMGGLVAHAVMDVQNGVAAQPRRSPAPSGRQAAGGARSAPEPARGVPMQPRHGTMARAVAH is encoded by the coding sequence ATGGGCAGGAGCCGCAGAACACTTCCGGAGGAGCTTCTGCTGCTGGCGTTGGACCCGGCCACGGGTACCACTGCACAGCCGCAGTCGCTCGACCTCGGTCTGGCCGGAGCACAGCTAGTAGAGCTGGCGCTGGCCGGACGGATAGCCCCAGACGGGGATCGTATCGCCGTGGTTGTACCACGGCCGACTGGAGATCCAACTCTGGACTGCGCGTTGGAGTTGCTGCGAAGGCGCGGCGCTCCCGTACGGGCGGTTCACTGGATCGGCGGACCACGATTGGGGCTCCGCCAGACCTACCTCTCGCATCTGGAGCGGTGCGGCATGGTGCATGCCGTGGCGGGCCAGATGTGCGGAGTGCTGCCGACGACTCGCTACCAGGCGACGGACAACGACATCAGCCGGGAGATCAGGGCCCGGCTGGACTCGGCGATCCGCACCGGCGTACCGCCGGACCCGCGGACCGCCGCGCTCGCCGCCCTGGCACACGCGGTCGGCCTCGGCAAGCACCTGTATCCGGGCAACGAGGGGCGTTCCTCTCGGTCCCGGCTGCGGGACCTGATCAGGCACGACCCCATGGGCGGTCTCGTCGCGCACGCCGTGATGGACGTCCAGAACGGCGTGGCGGCCCAGCCGCGCCGCAGCCCGGCCCCGTCCGGCCGCCAGGCCGCCGGCGGAGCCAGGTCCGCACCGGAACCCGCCCGAGGCGTTCCGATGCAACCGCGCCACGGAACCATGGCGCGTGCCGTGGCCCACTGA
- a CDS encoding D-alanyl-D-alanine carboxypeptidase, translating into MAGESPDRSKQRESSAQPTSGSASPVPEARSEAPPTRDPRLAVARDTERSAKRGSTDTATRVQPARTAEQREGAADAERDAGEAGSVAGAEQRAGAAKAGADAEQGESDAGAEGAAADASQRLAEEPVKGSGGSSGATGASASVEPSEPGESTGSGKASGSADGSESGEGSSGSGEREDDAAASGGRLRDTVAAWVASADEDEESAAAEGRGERAEGAGKGSGDGQEAAERAEEPTEAAEADTDGQKPEKAAEADVDARDDREAEGSDEVADAEANVQDRPKTAGTADSADAATHAPDRPKTEDPDDAADAATHAPDRPETEDPDDAAEAGAGDQGGQEKGDEAEADRSATGDGAGASEAGSAGAAADVGTGDTPEKPEPAEADSPEPDAEDTPDTDTGKGDAGPPVDQPTAVFKAVRPPVDQPTTMLKLGGAAKDAEDAPEKDAERTSKFVALKPLDDPATRKPAPAPADATAPVPTVGPERTTQQPMPPKPPLDLLAELTNTPPPPDTPLRTAVRRVKIWTPLVLLLVVVLGVVQSVRPLPAPTLELTAEDSYTFEGGKVDIPWPAKGQAALDVQGIGTFGSSGEQKPVPIASVAKVMTAYVILRDHPLKSGEDGPKIEIDQAAEDQSDAGQESTVDVTKGDKISEREALESILIASANNVARLLARWDAGSEKAFVRKMNQAALDLGMKNTTYTDPSGLNNTTVSTAVDQVKLAKAAMEQPAFREVAAMMSYVDYKGTKHDNWNRLVGYNDVTGIKTGTTTSALGNLVFSARKDVDGGTRRIVGAVVRQPAGGPDNTILGAALYEGDKLIKAAQGALESATILKKGTVVGYADDGLGGRTPVAVTEDVTAVGWAGLSVKLTFAADELPHTAKAGTKVGTLTVGDGSTNAVKVPVALQKDLVEPGFTDKLTRIG; encoded by the coding sequence GTGGCGGGCGAGTCCCCCGACAGGTCGAAGCAGCGCGAGTCGTCGGCACAACCGACGTCGGGGAGCGCGAGTCCGGTTCCCGAGGCCAGGAGCGAGGCCCCACCCACACGCGACCCGCGCCTCGCGGTGGCCCGGGACACGGAGAGGTCCGCGAAGCGGGGCAGCACCGACACGGCGACCCGCGTGCAGCCCGCCCGGACGGCGGAGCAACGGGAGGGAGCGGCTGACGCCGAGCGGGACGCGGGCGAGGCGGGCTCGGTGGCCGGCGCCGAGCAGCGTGCCGGTGCCGCGAAGGCGGGGGCTGACGCCGAGCAGGGCGAGAGTGACGCCGGTGCCGAGGGCGCGGCGGCCGATGCGTCCCAGCGGCTTGCGGAGGAGCCCGTGAAGGGCTCCGGCGGGTCTTCGGGGGCGACCGGGGCCTCGGCCTCGGTCGAGCCCTCCGAGCCTGGCGAGTCCACCGGCTCCGGCAAGGCTTCCGGATCCGCCGACGGTTCCGAGTCCGGTGAGGGGTCCTCCGGCTCCGGTGAGCGCGAGGACGACGCTGCCGCCAGTGGCGGGCGGCTGCGGGACACCGTGGCCGCGTGGGTCGCGTCGGCCGACGAGGACGAGGAGTCTGCGGCAGCCGAGGGCCGGGGCGAGCGGGCCGAGGGCGCCGGCAAGGGCTCTGGGGACGGCCAGGAGGCGGCTGAGAGGGCGGAAGAGCCCACGGAGGCCGCGGAGGCCGACACGGACGGCCAGAAGCCTGAGAAGGCCGCTGAGGCCGACGTAGACGCCCGGGACGACCGAGAGGCCGAAGGCTCGGACGAGGTCGCGGACGCTGAGGCGAACGTCCAGGACCGGCCGAAGACCGCAGGCACGGCTGACTCTGCCGACGCCGCCACCCACGCCCCCGACCGGCCGAAGACCGAAGACCCGGACGACGCCGCCGACGCCGCCACCCACGCCCCCGACCGGCCGGAGACCGAAGACCCGGACGACGCCGCGGAGGCCGGTGCCGGGGATCAGGGCGGGCAGGAAAAGGGCGACGAGGCTGAGGCGGACCGTTCCGCCACCGGCGATGGCGCGGGTGCTTCCGAGGCCGGCTCGGCGGGCGCCGCCGCCGACGTCGGCACCGGCGACACCCCGGAGAAGCCCGAGCCGGCCGAGGCCGACTCCCCCGAGCCCGATGCCGAGGACACCCCCGACACAGACACCGGCAAGGGCGACGCCGGACCCCCCGTCGACCAGCCCACCGCCGTCTTCAAAGCCGTGCGGCCCCCGGTCGATCAGCCGACCACCATGCTGAAGCTCGGCGGTGCCGCCAAGGACGCCGAGGACGCCCCCGAGAAGGACGCCGAGCGGACCAGCAAGTTCGTCGCGCTCAAGCCGCTGGACGACCCGGCGACCCGTAAGCCCGCCCCCGCCCCCGCCGACGCCACCGCACCCGTGCCCACCGTCGGCCCCGAGCGGACCACCCAGCAGCCCATGCCGCCGAAGCCGCCGCTGGATCTGCTGGCCGAGCTGACGAACACCCCGCCGCCGCCGGACACCCCGCTGCGGACGGCCGTGCGGCGGGTGAAGATCTGGACGCCGCTGGTGCTGCTGCTGGTGGTCGTCCTCGGTGTCGTGCAGAGCGTGCGCCCGCTGCCCGCGCCCACCCTGGAACTCACCGCCGAGGACAGCTACACCTTCGAGGGCGGCAAGGTCGACATCCCCTGGCCGGCCAAGGGCCAGGCCGCGCTGGACGTGCAGGGCATCGGCACGTTCGGGTCGTCCGGCGAGCAGAAGCCCGTGCCGATCGCGAGTGTCGCCAAGGTCATGACCGCCTATGTGATCCTCCGCGATCACCCGCTCAAGAGCGGTGAGGACGGGCCGAAGATCGAGATCGACCAGGCCGCCGAGGACCAGTCCGACGCCGGCCAGGAGTCCACCGTCGACGTCACCAAGGGCGACAAGATCAGTGAGCGGGAGGCTCTGGAGAGCATCCTCATCGCTTCCGCGAACAACGTGGCGCGGCTGCTCGCCCGCTGGGACGCGGGTTCCGAGAAGGCGTTCGTGCGGAAGATGAACCAAGCCGCCCTGGACCTCGGCATGAAGAACACGACGTACACCGACCCCTCGGGCCTGAACAACACCACCGTGTCCACGGCCGTGGACCAGGTGAAGCTCGCCAAGGCGGCCATGGAGCAGCCCGCCTTCCGCGAGGTCGCGGCGATGATGTCGTACGTCGACTACAAGGGCACCAAGCACGACAACTGGAACCGCCTGGTCGGCTACAACGACGTCACCGGCATCAAGACCGGCACCACCACCTCGGCACTCGGCAACCTCGTCTTCTCGGCGAGGAAGGACGTCGACGGCGGGACCCGCCGGATCGTCGGCGCCGTGGTGCGCCAGCCCGCCGGCGGCCCGGACAACACCATCCTGGGTGCCGCGCTGTACGAGGGCGACAAGCTGATCAAGGCCGCGCAGGGCGCGCTGGAGTCGGCGACGATCCTGAAGAAGGGCACGGTCGTCGGGTACGCGGACGACGGCCTCGGCGGCCGTACGCCGGTCGCCGTCACCGAGGACGTCACGGCCGTCGGCTGGGCGGGCCTGTCCGTCAAGCTGACGTTCGCCGCGGACGAGCTGCCGCACACGGCGAAGGCCGGCACGAAGGTGGGTACGCTCACCGTCGGTGACGGCAGCACCAACGCGGTCAAGGTCCCGGTCGCCCTCCAGAAGGACCTCGTGGAGCCGGGCTTCACGGACAAGCTCACGCGCATCGGCTGA